From Nocardia sp. NBC_00416:
CATTCTTCCCGGCCGTCGCCGCCCATTCGCGGCCGGGCTCAGCCGCGTGGATACGGCCACGGGTTGAAGCGGCAGGTCTTCCCGTCCATCGGCACGACCCCGGTCGGGTCCAGTGCCGCGATCTGGTTGTTGGCGGTGCCGAAGGTCTGCTGCATCATCACCGGAGCCAGGCCGCCCTCGCTCTCACACGGCTGATGCGCGTGGTACCCGATGGCGTGACCCACCTCGTGGTTGACCTGGTACTGCCGATAGGAGCCGATATCGCCGTCGAAAGCCGGTGCCCCGCGCACCCAGCGCGCCTCCGACAACACCACGCGACCCTCATCGGAGTTGTAGCAGGACGAATCGATCGGGATATCGAAACCGCACGCCTTACGAGTCGTCTCGCGGGCCGTCAGCGAGATCCGGAAATCCGGCTCTCCGTGGTCGATCCGCTGGAACGCGAACTTGCGGTCGTGCACCCAGCTCTTCGGGTTGCCGAGGGTCGATTCCACCATCCGGGCCACGGATTCGTCGCCGCCGAAATTGCGGGTATCGATACCGTTCTCGATTTCGACGGTGTAGGTGAAGGTGAACTGCTCGCCCGCACCGGCCCGCTCGGAGGTACCCGGGACGATCCGCCATGTGCCCTTCCCGGTCTCGGTGAACTTCCCACCGGCGGGCAGTGCCCCGATCGGCAGATCCGCCGGAAAAGTGCCGTCGCCGGGCGGCGCACCGATGACCCCGGCACTGGCCGGCGGCGGCCCGAGCGTGCCCAGACGGGGATCGGCGGGATCCGCCGGCGCCCCCGATCCGGCGCGCACCGCGTCGAACACCACGAACACCGTCAGCGCGACCAGCACCGGCAGCGCATACACGCGCCAGCCGTATCGGGTGGCGGAAAACCGCAGCCGACGCTTCGTGCGCCCGGCCGCTACTTCCCGGGCCGCCGGCGCCGGATCCCCGACGGGATCCCGGCGCGCGGCCAGCGGTTCCCGGGGTTCGTCCGCGCGCGACGTGGCCGCTCTCGCGGCGACCGCGAGGTCTGAATCCTGGGGGCGGTGCGCGCTGCGCCCGCCGCCGGAGGGGTTTTCCGGTCGGTCGGTCACAGTTCCAGACTCTCACAGGCCCCCATAGGGGCCACAATGGAAGTACCCGCAACAGTCGGCAAACCGGCTCGCGCGCGGGCCGCCCTCCGGGATTCCTGTACGGCACCACGCAGATCGGAGCCGGTCGGCGGTTCACCGACCCGGGTCGGCAACAGCACCGGAAGCGAGTATGGTGCTCGAAAGACCCGGTACACACCCCTTTGCCGGGGAATCGACTGGGAGATCCGAATATGACCGACCTCGTGGACCGGATGACGTCCCGCCCGGCGTCCGGCACCGCCCCCAAACGTGGCACCCGGCTTCCCCGCGACGAACGACGCCTACAGCTACTCGCGGCTGCCAGTGAGATTTTCGTACTACGGGGCTACCACGCCGCCGGTATGGACGAGATCTCCCAGTGCGCGGGCGTCAGCAAGCCGGTGCTCTACCAGCACTTCACCAGCAAACTGGAACTGTATCTGGCAGTCCTGCAGAACTATGTCGACATGCTGGTGTCCAGTGTGCGCCAGGCGCTGCGCTCCACCACCGACAACAAACAGCGCGTCCGGGCCGCAGTCGCCGCGTACTACGACTTCGTGGACAACGAGATGCAGGGCTTCCGCCTGGTCTTCGAATCCGATCTCACCAACGAACCCCAGGTCCAGCGCCGCGTCGAACAAGCCACCGAGGCCTGCGTGGACGCGGTCTACGACCTGGTCGCCCACGACTCCGGCCTGGACCCCTACCGGGCCCGCATCCTCGCCGTCGGCCTGGTCGGCGCGAGCCAGTTCACCGCCCGGTACTGGCTCGAGGCCGACCGCCCGATCCCCAAGGACGATGCCGTGGACACCACCGTCGCACTGGCCTGGGGCGGCCTCAAACACGTCCCACTGCATCCGATCGGCTGAGACATCGGATCGACCGAACACGACGAAGCCCCTGCCCACCGGGCAGGGGCTTCGAGCTTCTGCGGGCTCGGCCTCAGACCGCCGCGAACCCCACCCGGCCGCCGGTCGCGGCGCCGATCTCCACGTAGGCGACCTTGGCGGCCTGGATCAGGTATTTGCGGCCCTTCTCATCGGCCAGCGCGAGTACCCCGCTCTCAGCCCCCAGCGCCTCGGAGACGAGGGTCTCGACCTCGTCCGGGCTCTGCGAACTGGCAATGACGAGTTCGCGCGGGCTATCCGAAATACCGATCTTGACCTCCACGGCCAACCTCCGAACCTAGAGTCCTGTGTTGTCCCGACAAGGCTAGTTGAGCCCGGGCACGACCGGTACACAGCAGGGGTGCGCTGTCAGCGTAATGGTGCTCATCGATCCGAGCGGTCTACAGACCCAGCACGGACATCCGCTCCGCGTGCGCTGTCTGCATCCGGTCGAAGAGCGTGGCGATTCCGTTCAGGTCACCCGTCGCCGCCAGCACGAGTTCGGTGAGTTCGTCGCGCTGGGCCATTACGTACTGCGCTTGGGTGATCGCCTCCCCCAGGAGCCGCCGACCCCACAGGGTGAGACGGTCGCGTTCGGAGCGGCTCGTCGCCACCGCGCGGCGCACTTCGTCGATCACGAATTCCGAATGCCCGGTGTCGGCCAGTACATCGCGCACGACGGCTGCCACGTCGGGGCTGAGGGCCCCGGCGATCTCGCGGTAGAAATCGGCGGCGATACCGTCACCGACATGGAATTTCACCATCGACTCGAGCCAGGTGGACGGGTCGGTGGAGCGGTGGTAGTCGTCCAGCGCGCCGGTGTACGGCGCCATCGCGTCGTACACGTCGGCGCCGCGCGCGGTGAGAGCCGCCTCGAGCCGTTCGAAATGCGCGAGTTCGGCCGCTGCCATCCGGGCCACCGCGACCTTGCCGCGCAGCGACGGGGAGAGCGTGGCTTCCTCGGCCAGTCGGTAGAACGCGGAGACCTCACCGTAGGCGAGCACCGCGAACAGATCGGTCACGCCGGGGTGTTCGGCGGGGATGGGTGAAGAGGGCATATCGCTCGGTATAACACCCCACGCGGCGGGTGACTGTGCTCCCATGGAACTCCAGCGTAGTACGCCGTCGGCGGGGGACGCCGCGGTCAGGCTGGTGTGGTGAGGAATTTGTCGAGATAGGTCCAGGTCGTGGCACGGGCGGAGGCGCCGGCGAGGATGCCGAGATGTCCCCCGGGCGCGGTTTCGTAGTGGACCGCCCGCGCACCGGTCAGCGTGGACACCCCGTGTTCGACCGCACGGGCCGGCGTGATGACATCGGAGGGTCCGCCCACCAGCAACACCGGCGCGGTGATATCGGCCAGCCGGATCTCGCCCTTTCCGAAATCGACGACACCGCGACCGATCTCGTCGCGCAGCACCAGGCGGTTCCACAGCTGCTGGTACACACGACCGGGATAGCCGGGCATATCGGCCATGAAACGGTCGATCGCCTCCATCCGGGCCAGCGATTCGGTGCGGGCCAGATTGCTGGCGACGAACCAGGGTCGTTTGACCTCACGGTCCCACGCGGTGATGCGGTATCCGAGCCTCGTCAGGGGGGCGGGCACCCCACCCACTGCGCGCAGGGCGGCGCCCACGACGGCGCCGGTGCCGGTGAGCCGTGCGGCGGCGGCGAGTTGCGGGGTCATCGGCATCGCGTTGTAGTTCAACGGGGCGCCGATGGCGGTGACGGACCGGATCGGCAGCTCGGCATCCGCGGCCGTCGTGAGCAGGGCCATCGTGCCGCCGAGCGACCAGCCCACCAGGTCCACGACCGGTTCGCCGCCGGCGGCGGCCCGGTCGGCGGCGGTACGGCGGATCGCCTCGGGCAGGATGTCGTACACCCAGTCGTCGAAACCCATCCGGCGATCGGCGTAGCTGATCTCGCCGTAGTCGATCACGTACGGGGCACGGCCGGTCTCCAGCAGGAACTCGGCCAAGCTCTGACCGGGCCGCAGATCGAAGCAACTGGCCGGCGCGGCCAGCGGAGGCACCAACAACACGCCCTGAGCGGCAGGGCCGGCCCCGCCGCTCAGCAGGGTCGATTCGAAACGGCGCAGCTGGCGATGCGGTTCGTCCCAGAGCACCGTGGTCGGCGTCGGCCGGCGTCCTTCTACGCCGTCGCCGAAGGTCAGTGCCCAGACGTTGCGTGCGGCCCGCTCGACGGCCCGGGATAGTCCGCCATCCGGATCGACCGCTCGGACGGCACGATCGGCCAGGGCGATACCTCGGTCTGCGATGCTCACGGCACGAATCTCTCATACACGTGTACGGCGGTACCAGCTAAGCCGAGGCCGGACGCCCACGGTGTGTGCCGAATCACCTTCGGGGCATCTCGGATTCCGGGGCCGCGTGGATAGTCCCCACACCGGGTGAAACACTCTGCCGCACAGGCCCGCTCACCTGCGCCGGAGAGGGAAACAAACAACGTCCAGCGGATTTGCTCCAGCGCCTTTCGGAGCGCGGAACAATAGCACGCTACAATCGCGACGGACAACGGAAGAATTCAGCCGATCCATGAGAACCGGCAGCGCCGAAAGTCGCGCACCGCGGGTGTCCGTGCGGTGGTCAGAGAATTCTCCGGGGTCCACGGAAAATGTGCGCGCACCAGATCCGCGTCACCGATGCGCTGCGCCGATGTCCGAGCTTCGCTGCCCCATTCGCGGGCATCTGCCGACATCCGGCGGCGGCCCGGGTGAATATCGCAGGGCGGATCCGTGGTCGTCGCGGACCGGCCGGTCCGCCCCACGCCTCGTGCGCGTGTAGCGCGATAACGAGGGAAGGCACGAACCTGAGCAAGATCACAGTTGAACCGGAACCGGGTCTGGCGGAAACGCTGCTGACAGCTGAGCTGGACTCCGCACACACCGCACCGACTTTCACCGAATTGGGCGTGCGCGACGAAATCGTCCGCGCACTCGGTGGGATGGGCATCGAACGCACTTTCGCAATCCAGGAACTCACGCTGCCCCTGGCGCTGGCCGGTGAGGATCTCATCGGCCAGGCCCGGACCGGAATGGGTAAGACCTTCGGCTTCGGAGTTCCCCTGCTCCATCGGATCGCCACCGCCGAATCCGGCACCACGCCACTGGACGGCACTCCTCGGGCCCTGATCATCGTGCCGACGCGCGAACTGTGCATCCAGGTGACCAAGGACCTGGAGAACGCGGCGAAATACCTCACCAACGAGAAGGGTCCGCTGCAGGTCACCTCCATCTACGGTGGCCGGCCTTACGAATCGCAGATCGCGGCCCTGCGCCGGGGCGTCGATGTCGTGGTCGGGACTCCCGGCCGCCTGCTGGACCTGGCCGATCAGCAGCATCTGATCCTCGGCAAAGTGGGCGTCCTGGTGTTGGACGAGGCCGACGAAATGCTCGATCTGGGCTTCCTGCCCGATATCGAGCGAATTCTCGGGATGGTGCCCGACAAACGGCAGACGATGCTGTTCTCGGCGACCATGCCGGGCCCGATCATCACCCTGGCCCGCACTTTCCTCACCCGCCCCACTCATATCCGCGCCGAGGAACCGCACGATTCGGCGGTGCACGATCGCACCGCGCAATTCGTCTACCGGGCGCATGCGCTGGACAAGAGCGAATTGATCTCGCGAGTACTGCAGGCCGAGGGCCGTGGCGCCACCATGGTCTTCACCCGCACCAAACGCACCGCGCAGAAGGTCGCCGACGAACTGGCCGAGCGCGGATTCGCGGTCGGCGCGGTACACGGTGATCTCGGGCAGATCGCCCGCGAAAAAGCCCTCACGAAATTCCGGAAGGGCGCCATCGATGTCCTGGTCGCGACCGATGTCGCTGCCCGCGGTATCGATATCGACGATGTGACCCATGTCGTCAACTACCAGTGCCCGGAGGACGAGAAGACCTACGTGCACCGGATCGGCCGCACTGGTCGCGCCGGACGCACCGGTGTCGCGGTCACCCTGATCGACTGGGACGAACTGACCCGCTGGGCGTCCATCAACGCCGCGCTCGGTCTGGGGATCCCCGATCCCGTGGAGACCTATTCGCGCTCGCCGCATCTGTACTCCGATCTCGGCATCCCGGAGGGCATCACCGGCACCGTGGGGGCACACAAACCCCCGCGCGATTCGGACGCGGTGGTGGTGGAGCGCCCCGAGCGGTCCCCCCGCAACCGCAACCGCAAACGCACCCGCGGCGGTAGACCTGTCGAAGCGGGTACGAGCGCGCCCGAGGCCGACACAGCGGCCGGCGAAGGTCCCGACACCGGCGACGAGGCCGGCCAGGCACCCGCGCGCCGGCGGCGACGGCGGCGGCGTGGGGCCGATACCGGGCCCGGCGGCCGGGACGACAGCGGTTCGGCCGCGACCGACAGCCAGGAATCCGGAGCGGCCGAGTCCGCCGACAGCGGCAGCGGAGACAAACCGGCACGCCGGCGACGGCGTCGCAAACCCGCCGAATCCGAGACGAGCGGCGGCGACCAGGCGTCGCAGTCCGACGGAGCCGACGGTTCCGGAGCGTCCGTGAACGCGGGCGCCGGCGAAAGCGCGTCGACTCAGGCCTGAGCGAGGACCCCGAGCGCCGGTGGTGTCGGACACCATCGGCGCTCGGTCGTATCCGGGCGAACCCGGCGGCCGGGGTCCCGAGCACCATCGGGATGCGGCCGCCCCATCCGTTACGCTCGCCTACGTGCTCGCACCTGAGCGGCGAACGCGCGCCGACGTCATCACCGCAGCCGCGATCGCCGTTGTCGTAGTGGTCGCGCTGATCGTGGCGTGGGCGACCAGCGATTCGACCGATACCGAATCGGTCGTCGCCGAAACACCGGCCCGGTCGCTACAGCCCGCCGGCGAACTTCCCGGCCGGCTGCGCGAAATGTGGCGCGCGCCCGATACCGCGACGACCCGAGCCCTCACCTCCGAGGGCGTGGCGGTCACCGGGACGGGCGGAAGCGTCGTCGGGCACGATCCACGCACCGGCGAGCAGGTGTGGCGCTATACCCGCGATATCCCGCTGTGCGGGGTCGAGTCGCAGTTCGGGATGGTGGTCGCGGTGTACCGCAACGATCGCGG
This genomic window contains:
- a CDS encoding DUF3152 domain-containing protein, giving the protein MTDRPENPSGGGRSAHRPQDSDLAVAARAATSRADEPREPLAARRDPVGDPAPAAREVAAGRTKRRLRFSATRYGWRVYALPVLVALTVFVVFDAVRAGSGAPADPADPRLGTLGPPPASAGVIGAPPGDGTFPADLPIGALPAGGKFTETGKGTWRIVPGTSERAGAGEQFTFTYTVEIENGIDTRNFGGDESVARMVESTLGNPKSWVHDRKFAFQRIDHGEPDFRISLTARETTRKACGFDIPIDSSCYNSDEGRVVLSEARWVRGAPAFDGDIGSYRQYQVNHEVGHAIGYHAHQPCESEGGLAPVMMQQTFGTANNQIAALDPTGVVPMDGKTCRFNPWPYPRG
- a CDS encoding TetR/AcrR family transcriptional regulator yields the protein MTDLVDRMTSRPASGTAPKRGTRLPRDERRLQLLAAASEIFVLRGYHAAGMDEISQCAGVSKPVLYQHFTSKLELYLAVLQNYVDMLVSSVRQALRSTTDNKQRVRAAVAAYYDFVDNEMQGFRLVFESDLTNEPQVQRRVEQATEACVDAVYDLVAHDSGLDPYRARILAVGLVGASQFTARYWLEADRPIPKDDAVDTTVALAWGGLKHVPLHPIG
- a CDS encoding DUF3107 domain-containing protein — translated: MEVKIGISDSPRELVIASSQSPDEVETLVSEALGAESGVLALADEKGRKYLIQAAKVAYVEIGAATGGRVGFAAV
- a CDS encoding ferritin-like fold-containing protein; the protein is MGAQSPAAWGVIPSDMPSSPIPAEHPGVTDLFAVLAYGEVSAFYRLAEEATLSPSLRGKVAVARMAAAELAHFERLEAALTARGADVYDAMAPYTGALDDYHRSTDPSTWLESMVKFHVGDGIAADFYREIAGALSPDVAAVVRDVLADTGHSEFVIDEVRRAVATSRSERDRLTLWGRRLLGEAITQAQYVMAQRDELTELVLAATGDLNGIATLFDRMQTAHAERMSVLGL
- a CDS encoding alpha/beta fold hydrolase, coding for MSIADRGIALADRAVRAVDPDGGLSRAVERAARNVWALTFGDGVEGRRPTPTTVLWDEPHRQLRRFESTLLSGGAGPAAQGVLLVPPLAAPASCFDLRPGQSLAEFLLETGRAPYVIDYGEISYADRRMGFDDWVYDILPEAIRRTAADRAAAGGEPVVDLVGWSLGGTMALLTTAADAELPIRSVTAIGAPLNYNAMPMTPQLAAAARLTGTGAVVGAALRAVGGVPAPLTRLGYRITAWDREVKRPWFVASNLARTESLARMEAIDRFMADMPGYPGRVYQQLWNRLVLRDEIGRGVVDFGKGEIRLADITAPVLLVGGPSDVITPARAVEHGVSTLTGARAVHYETAPGGHLGILAGASARATTWTYLDKFLTTPA
- a CDS encoding DEAD/DEAH box helicase; translated protein: MAETLLTAELDSAHTAPTFTELGVRDEIVRALGGMGIERTFAIQELTLPLALAGEDLIGQARTGMGKTFGFGVPLLHRIATAESGTTPLDGTPRALIIVPTRELCIQVTKDLENAAKYLTNEKGPLQVTSIYGGRPYESQIAALRRGVDVVVGTPGRLLDLADQQHLILGKVGVLVLDEADEMLDLGFLPDIERILGMVPDKRQTMLFSATMPGPIITLARTFLTRPTHIRAEEPHDSAVHDRTAQFVYRAHALDKSELISRVLQAEGRGATMVFTRTKRTAQKVADELAERGFAVGAVHGDLGQIAREKALTKFRKGAIDVLVATDVAARGIDIDDVTHVVNYQCPEDEKTYVHRIGRTGRAGRTGVAVTLIDWDELTRWASINAALGLGIPDPVETYSRSPHLYSDLGIPEGITGTVGAHKPPRDSDAVVVERPERSPRNRNRKRTRGGRPVEAGTSAPEADTAAGEGPDTGDEAGQAPARRRRRRRRGADTGPGGRDDSGSAATDSQESGAAESADSGSGDKPARRRRRRKPAESETSGGDQASQSDGADGSGASVNAGAGESASTQA